The genomic interval TGCAGACGGCGGTGACGTGGTCGCCCTGGGACCTGGCCAGGATCACCGTGAACGAGCCGACCCCGCCGCCCGCGCCGATCACCAGGACCTCACGTGTTGACTGGGTGGATTTCGGCGTCAACATGTGCAGTGCGGTCGCGCCCGAGGTGGGGATGGCGGCGGCCTGTTCGAACGACAGGTGTGCGGGCTTGTGGAGAAGCCGGCCCGGTTTGGCCCTGGCGTACTCGGCCCAGCTGCTCGAACCCTCACCGAAGACCTCGTCGCCCACGGCGAAGTCGGTGACCTGCTCGCCGACGGCTTCGACGACGCCGGCCAGGTCGAGGCCGGGGATGCGGTTGCGCGGCGCGCGCAGGCCGAGCCCGAGCCGGGCGACCAGCGGCAGACCGGTCATCATGTGCCACGCCCCGCGGTCGACGCCGGCGGCACGGACGCGTACCAGAACTTGATTGGGCTTGACGGTGGGCTTGGGCACCTCGTCGATGTGGAGAACGTCGGCATCCCCGTACACGTTGTGGACAACGGCTTTCACGACAGCGGCTCCGATCTGACAGTGGTGGACGGGGCGCTCAGGAAGGTTCGTCGGCCGGGTATTGGAAGACGTCGTCCACGTTGACTTCGAAGACCTGGGCTATGCGGAAAGCGACCTCGAGGGAGGGCGAGTAGCGGCCCTGTTCGATGGCGATCACCGTTTGGCGGGTCACGCCGATGCGGTCGGCCAGTTCCGCCTGGGTCATCTCGCCGGCGGTGAAGCGCAGGGCGCGGATCTGGTTGGTGATGCGGGTCGGTTTCACCACGGGTGGAAACCCCTGCGGTAAGCGAAGATCTTGGCGATCGAGCCGAGGGCCGCGGAGAGCACGAACGCCAGGTAGATGACGTTGGCGATCCAGAAGTGGCGTACCTCGAACATGGCCATGAGCATCGCGGTGACCGCGCCGGCGACGACGAGGGACTGGCCGATGTGGTCGCCGAAGCGGCCGATCTCGCGGTCGCGCTGGTCGGGCTTCTGCGCGCCGCCGGAGAGCATGTCCACAACCATGTTGAGGACGATCCCGCTGCCCACAATCCACAGCAGGGCACGGACGTACGAGATGTCCGCGGCCACGAGCGCCAGATAGACCCCGTAGCCGATGAGGCTGGTGACGGCGAGGGTCCAGGCCCGCCGTTCCTGAGTTGTCATGCCAACGAAGGTAAAGAATCACGGACACCAAGTCAAAGTTTCTTTACATGATTCTCAGCGTCGCCTCAGGTGCCCTCCGGGGCCGGGTCGGAGCGGAGCGGGGATGACGGCCTCCCACGTGTGGGGTCGTGGCACGTGGGAGGCCGTCGGCTTCAGGAGAAGCGGCCGGAGATCCAGTTCGCGACCTGGACGGTGCTCTCGAACACTGCCCCGTCGTGCGTGGCGCCTTCGATCTCGATGAACTCAACCGGCTGCCGGTAGGCGCTCAGCTGGGTCAGCAGCGGGCCGGCGGTGATGACGTACGGGACCGCCTCGTCGGCCGTGCCCTGCACCAGCAGGATGGGGGCGCTGGGCGCCTTCTGGGCCGGGTTGGCGTACTTGGACAGCTTGGCGACCACAGGAGCCGGCAACGCGCCCCCGACGAGCAGCTCCGACGCGGTCAGGTCGTCGTAGGCGTCGAGGATCTCGTACAGGCAACCACTCTGCAGCACGCCGGTGCGGGCCTGCGCGGGCGGGGCGAGGATCAGCTGCGGCGCCACCGTCGGGTCCACAGCCTGCAGGCCGTACAGGGCCATCACCAGGTAACCCTGGGCGGGCGTGCCGGGGATGAGCGGCGCGAACAGGTCGGCGTTCGAGACCGGCGCGATCGCGGCGACGCCCTTCAAAGTCAAGTTCCCGTCGTACGAGGGGGCGAGCTCGTTGGCGAACAGGGCGCCCTGCCCGCCCTGCGAGTGGCCGTCGATCGCGTACTGGGTGCCCAGGGTGGCGTCGAGGTTCTTGGCAGCCTTCGCGCTGTCGATCATCGAGCGGGCCGCGCTCGCGCCGACCAGGTACGGGTGGGGCAGGGCCGTGCCGAGGCCGGGGTAGTCGGGTGCGGCCACCGTCCAGCCGCGCCGCAGCAGTTCGGCGATGGCGGCCCGCGCCTCGGGCCAGAACACCGCCTGGCTCACCGACGGGGCGCACTGGTCGGCCAGGCCGGTCGTGCCGTGACCCCACACCACGATCTTGTTGTTCTTACCGGTCTTCGGGGTGAGGATCAGCCCGGTCGCGGTGATGGGAATGGACCTCACATCGGTCGACAGGTACGAGATGCGCTTGCCGTTGGCCAGCGGCGCCAACTCGGGCGGCAAGGTGGCCGTGGCGCTGGACAGAACGGTTCCGGCGAGCTGAGCGGCGCGGGCCGGTTTCCCGGGAAGAAGGGCCGCGGAAATGGCGAGAAGAATGGCCGTGGTCGCCGCGAGAAATGCCACGACAGGGTGCCTTTTCAGGGCAGGGTTCATCAACAGTGCCTTTCAGGAATGGGTGTGGGGCGCGGCGAGGACGCAAAGGAAAAGGCCGGACCTGGCCATGGGCGGGCCAGGTCCGGACAACAAAGGGAACTGCGGAAAACCCTTTAGCGCGTACGGGCGAGGTGGTCGGCCACGCTGCGCAGGGCGGCGACGGTCTCGGCGTCGCGGCGGGCATCGTCCTGGGTGGGCCAGGCGCTGCACTTGACGATGACGACCTCGGCGTCCGGGTAGACGTAGAGGTATTGGCCGTGCACGCCCAGGCCGGTGAACGCGCCGGAGTGCTCACTGCCGAGCGTCCACCACTGGTTGGCGTAGCCGTAGTGGTCGTAGCCGCTGGGGCCGAGCGAACCCACTGCGAGTTGCGGTTTGTCGTTGCCCCGGCTGCGGCGCACCCAGTCGCGCGACACGATCTGCTCACCGCCGGCCACGCCGTCGCCGGCCATCAGCAGGCCTATCCGGGCCACGTCGCGGGCGGTCGCGTTCAGTGAGCCGCCACCGATGGCCGTGCGCGGCCGTCCACGCGTGAGCCAGTAGTACGCGTCCCGGTCGCACCCCAGCTTCTGCCAGAGCCGGGTCGAGGCGTACGAGGCAAGGCTTTGCCCCGTTGCCGCCTCGAGGACCCAGCCGAGCATCTGGGTGTCGAAGGTGGAGTAGTTGAAGCGTTCGCCCGCCGGCGCGGTCCGCGTTGCCGCGCGGACCACGTCGGCGATGTCCCCGCCACCCATGATCGTCTGCTCGAACCGTTTGATGCCGCTGTCGGGCACCTCCCAGGTCTCGAGGTCGCCGACGCCGGTGGTCATGTCGAGGAGCTCGGCGATGGTGTTGCCCTCGTACGCCGTCCCGAGGAAGTCGGGCCGGTAGTCGGTGATCTGGTCCTTCTCGCTGCCGATCAGCCCCTCGTCGAGCGCGATGCCGACCAGGATGGACGTCACCGACTTGGACAGTGAGAACAACTGCATCCGCGTACGGGGTCCGGTGAAGGCCCCCGGGTACGTCTCATGCACGATCACGCCGCGGTGCAGCACGACGAACGCGGTGGTGAACGTGCGGCGGTGCAGCTCGGCCAGGGTGTGCTCGTGCCCGGAGAACGTGTACCTCACGGGTAGCGGCCGGTTGTCGGCCCGGAGGGGAAGGTGGGTGGCGCCGCGGGCGACCCGTTCGGTCGGCATCAGCCAGTTCATGTGGGTGAACGTCCACTCGTTGAACGGCCGGCGCATGATCAGATCGCCCTGCTTGTCCCACCAGGATGGTTCCCGGGAGGCCACAGGGCGCTCCGTCGTACTTGTCATGAGGGTCCCCCGTTGTCGGCCGCTCGTTCGAACACCTCGCGCAGTGTCAAACCAGTCGGGTTCTTGATGGGCTCGAGATACGCCGCCATGATCCCGAGCACCCCCTTGCCCACCAGGTTCTCGGTGGGGCCGTGGTCGGCGATGTCCGCGCTCGGGTCGCCGAGGTGCCGCACCGCGAGACCCTCCGTGACGGCGGCCAGGAGGTTCGTGAACTCCTGGATGGTGATGCCGGGGCGAAGCTGATAACCCCGCGCGGCGATCGTCTCTTCGTAGATCTTCATCCACGGCTCGAGCGCGCCCGCGTAGTTGTTCGCGATGGCGCCGCGGATCCCGTCGTTGCGGTGAGCGGTTGCCACCATGATGAGCTGCAATTTGAACAGGGGCATCCGGCAAAGGGCCATGAGCTCGTGATAACTCGACCTGTCCACGGCGTCGACCAGACTGTCGTCGGTGGCCAGCCAGTCACCGCGCGTCTCCACATCGGCCCCGTACTGCGGGTCGTAGTTGATGGCGTGCAGCATGAACGCGAGCAGGTCGTTGAGGTAGTCGTCGTGGCTGGCCCACGTCGACCTGTACGGGCCGGCGCCCTTCTGCCGGAGGAAGGGCAGCTCAAGCTCCTCGACCTCGGCCGACAGGGCACGCTCGGTCAGGAAGCTCAGGCCCGACCAGTACTGCTTGCGGCCGTCGCCGGTCGCCGTGGCCGGCCGCTGGGCACCGAGGTTCCGCTCGATGAGGTTGGCGCCGGCCTTGAGGTACGACGCCACCTTCAGCGAGTTCACCAGGGCGGCACGCGTCGACTCGCGCACCCCCTTGACCCGGGTGACGATTCCCGAGAAGTCCGCGCAGTAGGGGTAGGGCAGGTCGTTCTTGCCGTACGTCATGCAGGTGATTCTGCCTGGGTTCCCGTGACCTTCAAGTGCGCACGTGCGTAGTACTCGCAGGCTAGGCCTTCGGGCATAACGCACGCACGTACCGTGACTGCGTGATCGCAGAGCGTGGATTTTGGCTGGTAATCAGGGGTGCAGGGCGCGCAGATACGTGGTCGCGAGCGTACGCCGCGTAGGGGTACCTGACTGGGCAAGTTGCGTCATCCGCGAGTCGAGGCGCGAGTACTCCTCGGCGGTGAGAGCCGCCTCCATGGCCTCGCCGTAGGTGGGGGCGAGCGGGTTGGGGGCCACCTTCTTGCGGGCCTCCCAGTCGCCGATCGGCTCGGCCGGCACGTCCAGTTGCGCCCGGTAGTCGATCTCGATGCCGTCGAACCCGGCCTCGGCCGCCCAGCGCAGCAGATCCCGTTCGTCGAAATCGGTCATCGGGTTCTCGCCGCGCCGCGCGCCGTCCCGATAGACGGCGACCACCTTGGCCAGCAGATCGGCGACCTCGGGATCGCGCAGCCCGAAAAGGCTGTCGCCCCGGTGCACGAGCAGAAAACGGTTGATCGGCTCGAAAATGGACAGGCGGCCGCCCGGTTTGAGCACCCGGAAGAACTCGCGGAAAGCGGCCGCCTTGTGGTCGCAATAGATGAGAACGGAACGCGTCGTGACAACGTCGACGGAAGCGTCCGGAATCGGCGACAGATCCTCGGCCGAGGCGTGCACGAAACTGCACCGCTTGTCGTCGCCGGCCCGGCGCCGGCATTCCTCGAGACCGGCGTCGGAGACGTCGCTGAAGATGACGCGCCCGTCGGGCCCGAGCCGATCGAGGGCGCCGAACGCGATGAGCCCCGTTCCGGCGCCCACGTCGAGCAGCGTGTCGTCCGCGGCCAGGCCGGCCCGGTCGAGCACCTCGTCGCGGAAAACCTGAAGGTCGACGGCGTGTTGCGCGCGCAGTTCGGCATTGCCGCCGTCGCGACGCGTCAACAACCACCGCGTCCACTCGTCCGTCGCCATCGGATCACCGTAGGGCACCGGACTTCTCGGCGGGTGAGACATCAACGCGCGGCAATGGAAACGTGATCTGCGCCCCAGCCGCTCTTAAACTTCGGCCGCCGTGGGCCCCGCCCAGGTCGGTCCCGCCCACGTCGGCCCGGCCCAGCCCGCGCCGACCGGCGTACGGTCCCAGTTGGTTCCGGCCACGCTCGTCTCCACGGCCGTGACACCCTTGCCGGCCTGCGCGGCCCCGCCCACCCCGGCGCCCAGCAGCGCGGCGGCCACGACGGCGGTCCCGGTTCCCAGCAGGATCAGGCTGCGGCGTGCGATGCGGTTCACGATCATTCCCCCGTCTGTCGGTCTCGCCCCGCGTCCGACGGGGCACGATCTCAGCGTGCCGCCGGCCACGACGCTGCGACCAGCGGCAACGCTTCTCGGGAACTTCCCGGGACGGCCCGGGTCAACGCCGGCCGAGCGCCCAGCCGACCACGCCCGACGCGGCCATCAGGGCACAGAGGCCCACCAGCGGCCCGATCCGGCGCTCCACAGTGGTCGCTTGCGGGGACGGCCATCGGGACAGCCGGCGTTCCCGTTGCGCCGCCTCCCACAGGCGGCGCAACTCCGCGGGATCGCCCCCGCCCAGATCGGCCAGGGCCCGCACCACCTCCCACGGAGGCAGGGCCTGGCCGGTGAAGTACCGGGACAACGACGAGTCGCTGACGTGCACCTTCAAACCGAGTTCGCGCAGCGTCAGGCCGGCCTCCGCGCGCAGCGCCCGCAACTCGGTCACCAGCCTGGCGTGCATCTCACAAGTGTCCATCGCGTTTCCTCCCCCAAAGTCGGCGCGACGCCCTCATTGTGCTCACCCGGGCGCACGCCGGCCGCTACCCCGGACACACCCGGATGAGATCAGGGCGCGGCGACGGAAGGTGCGGCCTGAGATTGGCGCCGGGGTCAGGCGTTGTCCCGGAGCGCGACCGCCGCCCTCACGAGGTCGGCGTTGCTCGTCGCCGGGGAGCCGTCGGGGAGCAGGATCGAGTCCTCGAAACCGACCCGCGTGTCGTGACCGCGGGCGAAGGCGTCGCGTACCAGCGGCCACGTCCAGTCGTTCATCCCGTGGGTCAGGCGCGGGCAGGTGGACCCGGCCTCGTCGAGCAGGTCGTTGACCCGCCGCGCGACGGCCGCGGGCGGCCCGCTGTGGAAGTACGGCTCACCCGGGTCGAGTTCGATGCTGACACGGGCCGCGTGCGGCAGCAGCCCCGATGCGAGCAGCGCAGGCATCTCCTGAGGCGCCCACAGGCCCACGTCGATGCCGATGCCGACGTCGAGCATCGCCGCCATGACCTGCTCGAACCCGTCCTCCGAGAGATTCACCGTGGCGACGTCGACCCCCTCCCACTCGCGGATCATGGCGATCCGGCCGGCCAGGTCGGGCACGATCCAAGCCCCCGTGGTCAGACCCACTTCGATTTCCCCGTACGCCACCTCGCGCGCCCGGCGGCACGTCTCGTTGACCACCGCCGGGTCGAGGGTCTCGGCGCCCGACTCGTCGCGTACGTGCAGGTGAACGCCCGTGGCCCCGGCCGCGAAGCACTCCGTCAGCTCGGCGGCCACCTCGTCGGGCGTGACCGGCATCCGCGGGTGCACGTCCTTCCCGTACGGGCCGTTCGGGGTCACCTGCAGCAAGGCCATGAGTCCAACCTAAACCGAGGTCAGAACGCCGCAACCGATCCGCCGGCCCGCTCCCGGCGTGACAGCGTGCGCAGCACAGGCAGGAAGCCGTGCCGCGTTCCCGACAACCGGGCCAGGCAGACGGTCACCGCGTCGGCGGCCACGGGCGGCGGCGGAGCGCAGCAGCGGGGAGACGACCTCGGCTGCCTCGAGGAAGGCCTGCCTCACGTGTCGAGGTTGGCCGGGACGAAAACCGGTGCGGGACCCGCGGCGCCGCCGGGCGGGGCGGGGACCGCGGCACTCTCAGGTGACGGCGCCAGCGAGGTGAGGGCGGCCCACGGCATCCGGTCCACCGCGTCGGCGTTGCCGTCGGTCAGGATCGACCGGTACGCCTGCGACGCCGACCGGGCCGCGGCCAGCAGCGCGGCCAGCGGGTGCAGGACCAGCCGTACGCCGAGAGCGGCCAGCTGCACGTCGGGGAGCAGGTCCGGCGCGCCGGCTGCCTCCGAGCGGGACAGCACCAGCGGGACACCCGGCAGCGTGGCCTGCAGCAGCGACAACTCGCCGTGCGTGCACACCCCGGCCGGCAGCACGGCGTCGGCGCCCAGCTCTGCGAAGACGCGGCAGTCCTCGGCCACGGCGTCCAGCCCGCCGGTCCCGTACGCGTTGGTCCTCGCGATGACGGCGATGTCGGGAACCTGGCTGCGCAGCTCGGCGAACATCTCCGTGACGACCACCCCCGAGATGCCGGCCCGCTGATACGACAGCGCGGTCCACACCGCGTCCCGCTCGGTCTCGAACCCCGGGCCCGCGTCGGCCAGCAAAGGGACGCCGCCGAGCACCGGTCCCAGGGTGGCGGCACGATCCGCGAGCTGCGTGGCCGGCACGTAGCCGATGTCGGGCCGGCCCATCATCACCGAGGCCACAGCCGCCTGCGCCAGGTGGACCGCGCGGTGACCGGCGTGCACCGCCAAGGTCGCGCTCAACGGGTCGAACACGCCCGGCACGTGGGTCACGCGCCCGGCCGACAGCAGCTCTCGGAATGCGTTCATCGGATTCCTTCCGTGGGGACTCGGTCCTACAGGGCCGGGAGGCAACGGAGGCTACGGCCGTACGGCGCGTCGTCTCGGTTTTCACATGATGGTTTGCGAGTTTGTAAGGCATGGCCACAGGGGCGGTGAAGCGGGCGTTCAAGTACCGCTTCTACCCGAGTTCGAAGCAGGCTGACCTGCTGAACCGGACGTTCGGGTGTGTCCGCAAGGTCTACAACCTGGCGCTGGCCGCGCGTACCGAGGCGTGGTACCAGCGGCGGGAGCGGGTCAACT from Paractinoplanes brasiliensis carries:
- a CDS encoding NAD(P)-dependent alcohol dehydrogenase, producing the protein MKAVVHNVYGDADVLHIDEVPKPTVKPNQVLVRVRAAGVDRGAWHMMTGLPLVARLGLGLRAPRNRIPGLDLAGVVEAVGEQVTDFAVGDEVFGEGSSSWAEYARAKPGRLLHKPAHLSFEQAAAIPTSGATALHMLTPKSTQSTREVLVIGAGGGVGSFTVILARSQGDHVTAVCSTAKIDAVRRFGADRVIDYTSEPLTGSYDLIVDIGGNRPLSTLRALLKPTGTLSLAGGENGGRFFGGLERSLQAFATTPFIKQKLRAPIVIAGRDDLAALTDIESPLGSTYPLSEAATAMRELAAGRITGKTVLTMPADTD
- a CDS encoding helix-turn-helix transcriptional regulator; this translates as MVKPTRITNQIRALRFTAGEMTQAELADRIGVTRQTVIAIEQGRYSPSLEVAFRIAQVFEVNVDDVFQYPADEPS
- a CDS encoding alpha/beta fold hydrolase — translated: MAFLAATTAILLAISAALLPGKPARAAQLAGTVLSSATATLPPELAPLANGKRISYLSTDVRSIPITATGLILTPKTGKNNKIVVWGHGTTGLADQCAPSVSQAVFWPEARAAIAELLRRGWTVAAPDYPGLGTALPHPYLVGASAARSMIDSAKAAKNLDATLGTQYAIDGHSQGGQGALFANELAPSYDGNLTLKGVAAIAPVSNADLFAPLIPGTPAQGYLVMALYGLQAVDPTVAPQLILAPPAQARTGVLQSGCLYEILDAYDDLTASELLVGGALPAPVVAKLSKYANPAQKAPSAPILLVQGTADEAVPYVITAGPLLTQLSAYRQPVEFIEIEGATHDGAVFESTVQVANWISGRFS
- a CDS encoding serine hydrolase domain-containing protein, giving the protein MTSTTERPVASREPSWWDKQGDLIMRRPFNEWTFTHMNWLMPTERVARGATHLPLRADNRPLPVRYTFSGHEHTLAELHRRTFTTAFVVLHRGVIVHETYPGAFTGPRTRMQLFSLSKSVTSILVGIALDEGLIGSEKDQITDYRPDFLGTAYEGNTIAELLDMTTGVGDLETWEVPDSGIKRFEQTIMGGGDIADVVRAATRTAPAGERFNYSTFDTQMLGWVLEAATGQSLASYASTRLWQKLGCDRDAYYWLTRGRPRTAIGGGSLNATARDVARIGLLMAGDGVAGGEQIVSRDWVRRSRGNDKPQLAVGSLGPSGYDHYGYANQWWTLGSEHSGAFTGLGVHGQYLYVYPDAEVVIVKCSAWPTQDDARRDAETVAALRSVADHLARTR
- a CDS encoding class I SAM-dependent methyltransferase, coding for MATDEWTRWLLTRRDGGNAELRAQHAVDLQVFRDEVLDRAGLAADDTLLDVGAGTGLIAFGALDRLGPDGRVIFSDVSDAGLEECRRRAGDDKRCSFVHASAEDLSPIPDASVDVVTTRSVLIYCDHKAAAFREFFRVLKPGGRLSIFEPINRFLLVHRGDSLFGLRDPEVADLLAKVVAVYRDGARRGENPMTDFDERDLLRWAAEAGFDGIEIDYRAQLDVPAEPIGDWEARKKVAPNPLAPTYGEAMEAALTAEEYSRLDSRMTQLAQSGTPTRRTLATTYLRALHP
- a CDS encoding helix-turn-helix domain-containing protein, with amino-acid sequence MDTCEMHARLVTELRALRAEAGLTLRELGLKVHVSDSSLSRYFTGQALPPWEVVRALADLGGGDPAELRRLWEAAQRERRLSRWPSPQATTVERRIGPLVGLCALMAASGVVGWALGRR
- a CDS encoding 3-keto-5-aminohexanoate cleavage protein; protein product: MALLQVTPNGPYGKDVHPRMPVTPDEVAAELTECFAAGATGVHLHVRDESGAETLDPAVVNETCRRAREVAYGEIEVGLTTGAWIVPDLAGRIAMIREWEGVDVATVNLSEDGFEQVMAAMLDVGIGIDVGLWAPQEMPALLASGLLPHAARVSIELDPGEPYFHSGPPAAVARRVNDLLDEAGSTCPRLTHGMNDWTWPLVRDAFARGHDTRVGFEDSILLPDGSPATSNADLVRAAVALRDNA
- a CDS encoding isocitrate lyase/phosphoenolpyruvate mutase family protein, whose translation is MNAFRELLSAGRVTHVPGVFDPLSATLAVHAGHRAVHLAQAAVASVMMGRPDIGYVPATQLADRAATLGPVLGGVPLLADAGPGFETERDAVWTALSYQRAGISGVVVTEMFAELRSQVPDIAVIARTNAYGTGGLDAVAEDCRVFAELGADAVLPAGVCTHGELSLLQATLPGVPLVLSRSEAAGAPDLLPDVQLAALGVRLVLHPLAALLAAARSASQAYRSILTDGNADAVDRMPWAALTSLAPSPESAAVPAPPGGAAGPAPVFVPANLDT